From a region of the Panicum virgatum strain AP13 chromosome 2K, P.virgatum_v5, whole genome shotgun sequence genome:
- the LOC120678731 gene encoding uncharacterized protein LOC120678731 yields MRSVQETGSRCGGMALASGNRWEMVTPSTVPFEVAIMDQVFVEIHPRSQRCWTSSHGRWNVGKWSKGCRRRRSPRCVFKASAEAVGYFNLAEIGWARCCLVELFTDFCLLS; encoded by the exons ATGCGGTCCGTGCAAGAGACAGGAAGCAGATGTGGTGGTATGGCATTGGCCAGTGGGAATCGGTGGGAAATGGTGACGCCGTCCACCGTGCCTTTCGAG GTGGCCATCATGGACCAGGTTTTCGTTGAGATTCACCCAAGGAGTCAGCGTTGTTGGACGTCGTCCCATGGAAG ATGGAATGTGGGAAAGTGGTCGAAGGGATGCAGGAGAAGGAGGTCTCCAAGG TGTGTGTTCAAGGCTTCTGCTGAGGCCGTCGGCTACTTTAATTTGGCTGAGATTGGATGGGCCAGATG CTGTTTGGTTGAGCTTTTCACAGACTTTTGTTTGCTGTCGTGA